The following is a genomic window from Pseudothermotoga thermarum DSM 5069.
GCCGTGAATTCAAGATCAACAACTGAAGGAAATCTTTCTTGAAGGTAATTGTTGACAACAAAACCTATCACAGTTGGTACAAGCTCCTTTCCTCTTTTTACGACGTATTTTCTTTCCAAAAGGGTTGATATAATCGTTGCATAAGTACTTGGTCTTCCAATACCTTTTGCCTCAAGAGCGCGAACCATTGATGCTTCTGTATATCTTGCCGGAGGCTTGGTTTCATCTTCGACGATTTCCCATCGATCAACTTTGACTGTTCCTTGAGGAATCTTGACGTTCTTCGAAGCAGTTTTTCCATAAATTAATTCGAAACCGTCAAAAATTGGTCTTTCAACCTTTGCTTCAAAACCGTACTGGCCACTCTCGAGAAAAATTGTCGTTTCTTCGTACACCGCATCAGCCATTTGGGAAGCTAAAAATCTATCCCATATCAATTTGTAAAGCTTATATTGATCAGATTGAAGTAAATTTTTCGCACGTTCTGGGGTTACATAAACGTCCACAGGTCGGATAGCTTCATGTGCATCTTGAACATTTTTAGTTTTTTTTAATTGTCTGACCTCACCAATATATTTTTCTCCAAAGTTTTCTTTTATGTATTTTTCTGCCTGCTGCCTAGCATAATCTGATATTCTGGTTGAATCAGTACGCATGTATGTAATAAAAGCTTTATGGCCTTCTTTTGTTTCTACGCCTTCATAAAGTTGCTGAGCAATCTGCATCGTTTTGCTTACAGAAAAGCCCAGTTTATTTGCTGCCTCTTGTTGTAAGGTACTAGTGATGAAAGGATCTGGGGATTTTTTCCTGATAGTTCTTCGGCTGACACGAGTTACGTTTAGGGTTACAACAGCTTGCTCTATTTGCTTGGCTAGCTTTTCATTCACATCTTGCATTTCGATTTTTTTGCCGTCTATGTGAGTCAACTTGAATTTGATTTCACCTATGTAGCCTTCAACTCTCCAGAACTTTTTTGGCTCAAATTTATAACGCTGTAATTCTCTTTCACACAAAAGTCTAAGTGCTGCTGATTGAACTCTGCCAGCACTTAAATTTGCCTTCAAAGCTCTCCACAAAAGTGGGCTGATTTTGTATCCAACGATTCTATCGAGTATTCGCCTTGCTATCTGAGCCTCTACTTTTTTCATATCGATTTCCCTTGGATTTTT
Proteins encoded in this region:
- the topA gene encoding type I DNA topoisomerase, producing MSKKVIIVESPAKAHTIQEILNDEYEVLASKGHVRDLPEDEFGVNLKKDFEPKFEIIKGKEKTIQELKEKTKGKSVFLASDMDREGEAIAWHLSLLLGLKNGKNRIIFSEITPKAIREALKNPREIDMKKVEAQIARRILDRIVGYKISPLLWRALKANLSAGRVQSAALRLLCERELQRYKFEPKKFWRVEGYIGEIKFKLTHIDGKKIEMQDVNEKLAKQIEQAVVTLNVTRVSRRTIRKKSPDPFITSTLQQEAANKLGFSVSKTMQIAQQLYEGVETKEGHKAFITYMRTDSTRISDYARQQAEKYIKENFGEKYIGEVRQLKKTKNVQDAHEAIRPVDVYVTPERAKNLLQSDQYKLYKLIWDRFLASQMADAVYEETTIFLESGQYGFEAKVERPIFDGFELIYGKTASKNVKIPQGTVKVDRWEIVEDETKPPARYTEASMVRALEAKGIGRPSTYATIISTLLERKYVVKRGKELVPTVIGFVVNNYLQERFPSVVDLEFTARMEEELDKIEQGKKNYKEILRDFYNDFSDYLNKAQESWFSIDFKTNKLCECGESLTLRVGKYGLYLTCKKCSKSQSVRLDELAVLDKDTMYFYEENFEKKFCPSCGEQLKQVRGKYGVFQRCEKCGKTYGLFAEGECPKCGSAVERKTSKSNKVYYKCTNQDCDFISWLEPAKEKCPNCQNQLYYKVIGSRKRLFCANCNKTIWKRKS